In the Pseudoalteromonas undina genome, one interval contains:
- a CDS encoding OsmC family protein, whose translation MTIKKSARSTWSGDIKKGKGYISTQSGALDNQPYGFNTRFEDKPGSNPEELVGAAHSACFGMALSLALGEAGFTAENINTEAVVSLDEVDDGFAVTHIALEVNATIADISNEQFQALCEDTKKGCPISKLLNTSIKLTATLN comes from the coding sequence ATGACGATTAAAAAATCTGCACGTTCAACATGGTCTGGTGATATTAAAAAAGGGAAAGGTTATATCTCAACGCAAAGTGGCGCATTAGATAACCAGCCGTATGGGTTTAATACCCGCTTTGAAGATAAGCCAGGATCAAACCCTGAGGAATTAGTGGGTGCAGCACATAGTGCCTGTTTTGGTATGGCTTTATCGCTGGCACTTGGTGAAGCGGGCTTTACCGCTGAGAACATAAACACCGAAGCAGTGGTTAGTTTAGACGAAGTGGATGATGGCTTTGCCGTGACGCACATTGCCCTTGAAGTAAATGCAACCATTGCAGATATTTCAAATGAGCAATTTCAAGCCCTGTGTGAAGACACCAAAAAAGGCTGCCCCATTTCAAAATTACTCAATACCAGCATAAAACTAACGGCAACACTTAACTAA
- a CDS encoding EAL domain-containing protein translates to MNEKSQSCEKVSCSNCADSSELDFDFTMAFQPIINCQSNTIYGYEALVRGLNNESAYSIISQVNDDNRYTFDQLCRIKAIALASKLGINTMLSINFLPNAIYKPERCIRTTLEAAKKYNFPTTNIMFEFTEVEKIEDSAHVKRVVSYYQELGFKTATDDFGSGYSGLNLLADFQTDIIKLDMALIRDIDKDKNRQAIVTHCLNMFSALNVTALAEGIETVEEYHWLKSVGIELMQGYLFAKPGFECLPEINFQ, encoded by the coding sequence ATGAACGAGAAATCACAAAGTTGCGAAAAAGTATCTTGTAGCAACTGCGCTGATTCTAGCGAACTAGATTTTGACTTTACTATGGCATTTCAGCCTATTATAAATTGCCAGAGCAACACTATTTATGGGTATGAAGCATTGGTTCGTGGTTTAAATAATGAGTCGGCTTATTCTATTATTTCCCAAGTAAACGACGACAACCGCTATACCTTTGACCAACTGTGTAGAATTAAAGCCATTGCACTTGCCTCTAAGCTAGGCATAAACACCATGCTAAGCATTAACTTTTTACCCAACGCTATTTATAAGCCTGAGCGCTGTATTCGCACTACCCTAGAAGCGGCTAAAAAGTACAATTTCCCTACAACTAATATTATGTTTGAATTTACAGAAGTCGAAAAAATAGAAGACAGCGCACATGTAAAACGTGTTGTAAGCTATTACCAAGAGTTAGGCTTTAAAACAGCCACCGATGACTTTGGTTCAGGCTATTCTGGATTAAACTTATTAGCCGATTTTCAAACTGATATTATCAAGCTTGATATGGCGCTGATCAGAGATATCGACAAAGATAAAAATCGCCAAGCAATCGTCACCCACTGTTTAAACATGTTTAGCGCGCTAAATGTTACAGCTCTGGCTGAAGGCATTGAAACAGTTGAAGAGTATCACTGGTTAAAAAGTGTCGGCATTGAATTAATGCAAGGTTACTTATTTGCAAAACCTGGGTTTGAATGCTTGCCTGAAATAAACTTTCAATAG
- a CDS encoding dipeptidase, with translation MNKLALASIALCAFSAHAQLNKHSESVADYAVNSYQNAQVHTLTNLVSFPTVNKSEISAPQNPDFIGFKALLKMKAAELGFDYQDLGYTVLIGMGEQKEKVTIVTHGDVQPANASKWKQSPFIIDTSEPGKLIGRGTEDDKGAIATALYAMKAIKDKGITLDNRIELMVYLAEESDWGPLTEFMKTYEQPKYAVTIDASYPVVVAEKGWSLISPTFAATSAQTGVYVSNVTGGAFASQIPEDASLTLHNASAELVTQLKQTATALKQVEFTFDEQIDGTLISVKGVSAHSSEPESGVNAIAYLAELFKAVELENNSDGQLIKFVNQLIGLDIYGKQFGDIAYKHDFMGPMTVAPTVIERDGNNLTLAVNARRPMGKEADLLEQQINSALTQWQADNKVTLANVKTTIGTPMLLDGAPHAQKLLDIFKHFTGDQDAGFVSIGGGTNAKLFDNAVSFGPSMPGKRYTGHSEHEFITLEQLALNLRMYTAMMIELGNM, from the coding sequence TTGAACAAGCTCGCTTTAGCAAGTATTGCCTTATGTGCATTTAGCGCTCATGCACAATTAAATAAACACAGTGAAAGCGTGGCCGATTACGCAGTTAATAGCTACCAAAATGCACAGGTGCATACGCTTACTAATTTAGTATCGTTTCCTACGGTTAATAAAAGTGAGATCAGCGCACCACAAAACCCCGACTTTATAGGCTTTAAAGCGTTATTAAAAATGAAAGCCGCTGAACTGGGCTTTGACTACCAAGATTTAGGTTATACGGTACTCATAGGCATGGGTGAGCAAAAAGAAAAAGTAACCATAGTGACTCACGGTGATGTACAACCTGCAAACGCCAGCAAATGGAAACAAAGCCCATTTATTATTGATACCTCAGAGCCGGGTAAATTAATTGGCCGAGGTACCGAAGACGATAAAGGCGCTATAGCCACCGCTTTATATGCGATGAAAGCCATAAAAGATAAAGGTATAACCCTTGATAACCGCATTGAGCTGATGGTTTATTTAGCCGAGGAATCTGATTGGGGGCCTTTAACCGAATTTATGAAAACTTATGAGCAACCAAAGTATGCGGTCACCATTGATGCCTCATATCCCGTGGTGGTTGCTGAAAAAGGCTGGAGCTTAATTTCGCCTACGTTTGCAGCTACATCAGCGCAAACCGGTGTGTATGTAAGTAATGTTACGGGTGGTGCCTTTGCGAGCCAAATTCCTGAAGATGCCAGCTTAACCTTGCATAACGCCAGTGCTGAATTAGTGACTCAATTAAAACAAACCGCCACGGCTCTTAAGCAAGTAGAGTTTACCTTTGACGAACAAATAGATGGAACTTTAATTAGTGTAAAAGGGGTATCGGCACATTCATCTGAACCAGAATCAGGCGTTAATGCCATTGCTTATTTGGCTGAACTATTTAAAGCCGTCGAGCTTGAAAACAACAGCGATGGGCAGCTCATTAAGTTTGTAAATCAGCTAATAGGCCTAGATATATACGGTAAACAATTTGGTGATATTGCGTATAAACATGACTTTATGGGGCCAATGACAGTAGCGCCCACGGTTATTGAACGAGACGGTAATAACCTAACGTTAGCGGTTAATGCTCGTCGCCCTATGGGTAAAGAGGCTGACTTACTTGAGCAGCAAATTAATAGTGCGCTTACCCAATGGCAAGCTGATAATAAAGTAACATTGGCAAATGTTAAAACTACCATTGGCACACCCATGCTGCTTGATGGAGCGCCTCATGCGCAGAAGTTACTTGATATTTTTAAACATTTTACTGGCGATCAAGACGCAGGTTTTGTGTCGATTGGTGGTGGTACCAACGCTAAATTATTTGATAATGCTGTGTCGTTTGGCCCATCAATGCCGGGTAAACGTTATACGGGGCACTCAGAGCATGAATTTATTACCCTTGAGCAATTAGCACTTAATTTACGTATGTACACCGCTATGATGATAGAGCTGGGAAATATGTAA
- a CDS encoding DUF2986 domain-containing protein: protein MNRRKKIITKFNNKDKRANAKLHKSNKPAYISKAERAKLAEQDAEQAIEHEANEVVQTSV, encoded by the coding sequence ATGAATCGCAGAAAAAAGATCATTACAAAATTTAATAACAAAGATAAGCGTGCTAATGCCAAGCTACATAAAAGCAACAAACCGGCTTATATTTCAAAAGCAGAGCGCGCAAAGCTTGCTGAGCAAGATGCCGAACAAGCAATTGAGCACGAGGCTAACGAGGTAGTGCAAACAAGCGTTTAA
- a CDS encoding TDT family transporter has translation MFKHIKTKVSGAPTPMGGLALGIASLGWAWESMFSLNGVAQYTGAAIASVLLLLLALKFLLHPQLLKADLAHPVVGSVVPTFAMATLVVSNSLGQFYSLAGDMLWVGAFLLHVVFLISFIAHRVIEFKIEHMVPSWFVPPVGIIVADVAFSGNPALLFLAQGALYFGMLMYAVMLPMMIYRIIFAAHIPDAAQPTLAILAAPASLSLAGYFTVISEPSPVIIGLLFGIAVLMTFIIYVAFFKLLRRPFCPGYAAFTFPMVIGATALFKLAAWMHAEGIDLQFVKQIQYLATFELIVASGVVCYVAVRYLAHFKLFNTQFKPLTLSQ, from the coding sequence ATGTTTAAACATATAAAAACAAAAGTATCAGGCGCACCAACACCAATGGGCGGTTTGGCATTAGGTATTGCCAGCCTAGGTTGGGCTTGGGAGAGTATGTTTAGCCTAAATGGCGTAGCGCAATATACAGGTGCCGCTATTGCGAGCGTATTATTGCTATTGTTAGCACTTAAGTTTTTATTGCATCCTCAGCTGCTTAAAGCCGATTTAGCCCATCCGGTTGTGGGAAGTGTGGTGCCTACTTTTGCTATGGCTACTTTAGTGGTGTCTAATTCTTTAGGGCAGTTTTACTCCCTTGCGGGAGATATGCTTTGGGTTGGTGCATTTTTATTGCATGTGGTGTTTTTAATCAGCTTTATTGCTCATCGCGTGATTGAATTTAAAATTGAGCATATGGTGCCAAGCTGGTTTGTACCGCCGGTTGGGATCATTGTTGCCGATGTCGCGTTTTCAGGGAATCCGGCTCTGCTATTTTTAGCACAAGGGGCGCTTTATTTTGGCATGCTGATGTATGCAGTTATGTTGCCTATGATGATTTATCGAATCATTTTTGCTGCGCACATTCCTGATGCTGCACAACCTACACTGGCTATTTTAGCGGCGCCAGCAAGTTTATCGTTAGCTGGTTACTTTACAGTTATCAGCGAGCCGTCACCGGTTATTATTGGCTTGTTATTTGGAATTGCGGTACTGATGACCTTTATAATTTACGTCGCATTTTTTAAATTACTGCGCCGTCCATTTTGCCCAGGTTACGCTGCGTTTACTTTTCCTATGGTCATTGGTGCTACCGCGTTATTTAAACTTGCCGCATGGATGCATGCAGAGGGTATTGATTTGCAGTTTGTTAAACAAATACAGTATTTAGCAACGTTTGAACTGATTGTGGCAAGTGGGGTAGTTTGCTATGTGGCGGTTCGTTATTTGGCTCACTTTAAGCTTTTTAACACTCAATTTAAGCCTCTCACCCTATCACAATAA
- a CDS encoding LysR family transcriptional regulator: MNISLKQLKVFVGITQHNTLTAASESLFLSKAAVSMALSELEKQLGHPLFDRVNNRLLLNQEGQKLLPLADELLNRANTIDTLFLDNAPASGTLKIGASDTIGNHVLPALLSKFRAQRQHYSQQILISNSTLICQKLIDYELDIALIEGQAHQSDLVSNVFSHDAMCIIAPINHPLAAKKQLSFNDLNSSQWVLRETGSGSRSFFLHSLAPHIKNWAQSVELNTTEALINCVANGLGLGCLSSLAAQYALKDGRVTQLNLNHPMQRQFWLVMHKDKYKNPLLTQFIDFCHKQT; this comes from the coding sequence ATGAATATTTCACTTAAGCAACTTAAAGTATTTGTAGGCATAACCCAGCACAACACCCTTACAGCAGCGTCTGAGTCACTGTTTTTATCTAAAGCGGCGGTGAGTATGGCGCTTAGCGAACTTGAAAAGCAGTTAGGCCATCCGTTATTTGATCGTGTAAATAACCGATTATTATTAAATCAAGAAGGGCAAAAGCTACTGCCCCTTGCTGATGAGCTATTAAATCGGGCAAACACTATCGACACCTTGTTTTTAGACAACGCCCCTGCCAGCGGAACTTTAAAAATTGGTGCCAGCGATACTATTGGTAATCATGTATTACCTGCTTTACTAAGCAAATTTAGAGCACAGCGACAGCATTATTCACAGCAAATACTGATTTCCAATTCGACGCTTATTTGTCAAAAACTTATAGATTACGAGCTCGATATAGCACTTATTGAGGGCCAAGCCCATCAAAGCGATTTAGTCTCTAATGTGTTTAGCCATGACGCTATGTGTATTATTGCGCCAATAAACCACCCATTGGCTGCAAAAAAGCAACTTAGCTTTAACGACTTAAATAGTAGCCAATGGGTATTAAGAGAAACTGGATCCGGCTCGCGTTCTTTCTTTTTACATAGCCTTGCACCACATATAAAAAATTGGGCACAAAGCGTAGAACTCAACACCACTGAAGCGCTTATAAACTGTGTAGCGAATGGCTTGGGCTTAGGATGCTTATCATCACTCGCCGCACAATATGCCCTAAAAGATGGACGCGTTACACAGCTTAATTTAAACCACCCCATGCAAAGGCAGTTTTGGCTAGTAATGCATAAAGACAAATACAAAAACCCGCTATTAACGCAGTTTATTGATTTTTGTCATAAGCAGACTTAA